The following coding sequences lie in one Lolium perenne isolate Kyuss_39 chromosome 2, Kyuss_2.0, whole genome shotgun sequence genomic window:
- the LOC127334122 gene encoding uncharacterized protein: MPPKTAPANASTPAGNSTALTPAAVSVASAKTHIPVVLNLQAANYTKWRTFFTALAGKFGLIPHITEDAHVPGNDPVWAMDDFTVLTWMYNTIDEGVLEIIMEPEQSALELWTAAESLFRDNLESQAFFLESAFRALNQDSRPVADFLRDIKTHADALRDVASPVSDKTMVMNTLNGLHEDLSHMAAIINSKTPFPSFIKARSMLVLEEQRLQQERRRSHAAALYSSSGQSSRGGSSGSGEHTGGVPTSAAHGGTGGHVSFPASGYGRCSSAGGGKEKQKPGPPDRVLAPAHQAVIHPSPVPQPGYWIWAGPSPTGPHRWCTPPAQYNGLLGPRSQAYVPTMATSPQAYHTMMAPVSVSTPPAAPTWDYSGIVHAMTAMHLQSPNFNGWVLDPGSTSNMLADYGPPHPDRESSQQ; the protein is encoded by the exons ATGCCTCCCAAAACCGCGCCCGCGAATGCGTCCACACCTGCCGGCAACTCCACCGCTCTCACGCCGGCCGCCGTCTCCGTCGCTAGCGCCAAGACCCACATCCCGGTCGTCCTCAACCTGCAGGCTGCCAACTACACCAAGTGGCGCACCTTCTTCACCGCCCTCGCCGGCAAGTTCGGTCTCATCCCTCACATCACCGAGGATGCCCACGTGCCCGGCAACGATCCGGTTTGGGCCATGGACGACTTCACCGTCCTCACGTGGATGTACAACACCATCGACGAAGGCGTCCTGGAGATCATCATGGAGCCCGAACAATCCGCGCTGGAACTCTGGACCGCCGCGGAGTCTCTGTTCCGCGACAACCTGGAGTCGCAGGCGTTCTTCCTCGAGTCTGCCTTCCGTGCCCTCAACCAGGATAGCCGCCCCGTTGCCGATTTCCTGCGGGACATCAAGACGCATGCCGACGCACTGCGCGACGTCGCCAGCCCCGTCTCCGACAAGACCATGGTGATGAACACGCTGAACGGCCTCCacgaagacctctctcacatggcgGCTATCATCAACTCGAAgacgccgttcccgtcattcatcAAGGCGCGCTCCATGCTTGTCCTCGAGGAGCAGCGCCTCCAGCAGGAGCGCAGGCGCTCCCACGCAGCTGCTCTGTACTCTTCCTCCGGCCAAAGCTCGCGAGGTGGCTCCAGCGGTTCCGGCGAACACACCGGCGGAGTCCCGACCTCCGCCGCCCACGGTGGTACTGGTGGCCACGTATCCTTCCCTGCCAGCGGCTACGGTAGGTGCTCCAGCGCCGGCGGCGGCAAGGAGAAGCAGAAGCCTGGTCCTCCCGATCGTGTTCTAGCACCGGCCCACCAGGCCGTTATCCACCCATCTCCAGTTCCCCAGCCTGGCTACTGGATTTGGGCAGGGCCGTCTCCTACTGGCCCACACAGATGGTGCACGCCGCCGGCGCAGTATAACGGCCTGCTAGGCCCACGTTCCCAGGCCTACGTGCCGACGATGGCAACATCTCCACAAGCATATCATACGATGATGGCACCAGTGTCTGTGTCGACACCGCCCGCTGCTCCGACGTGGGACTACTCCGGCATTGTCCACGCCATGACTGCCATGCACCTGCAGTCGCCCAATTTCAACGGATGGGTGCTGGACCCTGGCTCTACCTCGAACATGTTGGCTGATTACG GCCCCCCACACCCGGATAGAGAGTCTTCGCAGCAATAG
- the LOC127330305 gene encoding dirigent protein 1-like, with protein MARQLTFAALATLLMAASSVVSLSSARDAIHGAVGAEESHHMHMYMHDFSTGPNPSAVVVARGTGPTLRRSVDRRFGDTLVMDDALTDGPGPASRALGRAQGFYVAASSAGGDPAVLVSMNVLLTSGPYNGSTLAVSGRNAVMAQVRELSVVGGTGRFRMARGYVLMKTASWSGNDAVLELDIFVYA; from the coding sequence ATGGCTCGCCAACTCACATTTGCAGCTCTAGCTACGCTCCTCATGGCGGCGTCGTCCGTCGTCTCACTCTCGTCTGCCCGCGACGccatccacggcgccgtcggtgcGGAGGAATCCCACCATATGCACATGTACATGCACGACTTCTCCACGGGCCCCAACCCCAGCGCCGTTGTGGTCGCCCGCGGCACCGGCCCGACGCTCAGGCGTTCCGTGGACAGGCGCTTCGGCGACACGCTGGTCATGGACGACGCTCTCACCGACGGCCCCGGCCCGGCGTCCAGGGCACTCGGGCGCGCACAGGGGTTCTATGTCGCGGCGTCATCCGCGGGCGGCGACCCCGCGGTGCTCGTCTCCATGAACGTGCTGCTCACAAGTGGGCCCTACAATGGGAGCACGCTGGCCGTGTCGGGCCGCAACGCCGTGATGGCGCAGGTCAGGGAGCTCTCGGTGGTCGGCGGCACGGGGAGGTTCAGGATGGCCAGGGGGTACGTGCTCATGAAGACGGCGAGCTGGAGCGGCAATGACGCGGTCTTGGAGCTCGACATCTTCGTGTACGCGTGA